A genomic segment from Panulirus ornatus isolate Po-2019 chromosome 7, ASM3632096v1, whole genome shotgun sequence encodes:
- the LOC139749347 gene encoding uncharacterized protein, protein MTSTPSFTAVILRLLIIQGVSLAIRITTLEVPASLAVGEGGWLVCEWADEGDHVYSLKWYFGIYEFYRWTPLETPSVRIFPVPYFDVDPQQSHRGRVLIHNLTEAAGGNYRCEVSGEAPVFKTSSDSALLIVVDLPDEQPRIIEDGVGPYRLQQLITVNCTSHGARPAPNLTFYINDESVDPTWDSRELVFVNETSGLETAVKSLQFPLRLTMVQLDGLQVKCVASIPEMYWLSSETTLSVELPHNYSHLFGSQGSVSYSSSQKTATHTPLLSTLVFLASRLLW, encoded by the coding sequence ATGACGTCCACACCCTCATTTACTGCCGTCATTCTCCGTCTTCTCATCATCCAAGGAGTGTCGTTGGCCATCAGGATCACCACGTTGGAGGTACCTGCGTCCCTGGCAGTAGGCGAGGgcgggtggctggtgtgtgagtgggCGGACGAAGGGGACCACGTCTACTCGCTCAAATGGTACTTCGGCATATACGAGTTCTACCGCTGGACGCCCCTCGAGACACCCTCGGTCAGGATTTTCCCGGTACCTTACTTCGATGTGGACCCCCAGCAGTCGCACCGCGGACGCGTCCTTATACACAACTTGACGGAGGCGGCCGGGGGCAACTACCGATGCGAGGTGTCTGGGGAAGCCCCTGTGTTCAAAACCTCCTCAGACAGTGCCCTCTTGATTGTCGTAGATTTGCCAGACGAGCAGCCAAGGATTATCGAAGATGGAGTTGGACCCTACAGGCTTCAGCAGCTGATCACCGTCAACTGTACGTCCCACGGCGCCAGGCCTGCCCCAAACCTCACCTTCTACATCAACGACGAGTCTGTTGACCCTACTTGGGACAGTCGGGAGCTGGTGTTTGTGAACGAGACGTCGGGGTTGGAGACGGCCGTGAAGAGCCTGCAGTTTCCCCTGCGGCTGACCATGGTGCAGCTGGACGGTCTGCAAGTGAAGTGTGTGGCGTCCATCCCCGAAATGTACTGGCTGAGCAGCGAGACGACCCTCTCTGTTGAGTTACCCCACAACTATAGCCACCTGTTCGGCTCACAGGGGTCTGTGTCGTACAGCAGCAGTCAGAAGACAGCAACCCACACGCCTCTTCTTTCTACTCTAGTCTTTCTCGCCAGCCGCCTCCTGTGGTAG